Proteins encoded together in one Calditrichota bacterium window:
- the lptB gene encoding LPS export ABC transporter ATP-binding protein: protein MTLRGDELVKYYGKRKVVDGVSVQVRTGEIVGLLGPNGAGKTTTFYMVTGMIRPKSGHVYLGDTEVTDWPMYKRARLGMGYLSQEPSVFRKLTVRENLMAILELLPISRAERKLRADELLAEFRLEHVVNNRGFQLSGGERRRVEIARSLVTRPKFMLLDEPFAGIDPIAVADIQAIVRSLKDRGIGVLITDHNVRETLAITDRAYLIYSGKLLMEGSAEFLANSEEARRIYLGDSFRL from the coding sequence ATCACCTTGCGCGGCGATGAGCTCGTGAAGTACTATGGCAAGCGAAAAGTCGTAGACGGCGTTTCCGTGCAAGTTCGCACGGGCGAAATTGTCGGCCTCTTGGGGCCCAACGGAGCAGGTAAGACGACGACCTTCTACATGGTGACCGGCATGATTCGGCCAAAATCAGGTCATGTCTATTTGGGCGACACTGAAGTCACGGACTGGCCGATGTACAAACGGGCACGGCTGGGCATGGGCTACCTTTCTCAAGAGCCGTCGGTTTTCCGCAAGCTCACTGTTCGTGAAAACTTGATGGCTATTTTGGAGCTGTTGCCGATCTCGCGCGCCGAAAGAAAGCTGCGGGCGGATGAACTGCTCGCTGAGTTTCGACTTGAGCACGTCGTCAACAATCGCGGGTTTCAGTTGTCGGGCGGAGAGCGGCGGCGGGTTGAGATTGCACGCTCCCTCGTGACCAGACCCAAGTTCATGCTATTGGATGAACCTTTTGCCGGCATTGACCCTATCGCAGTGGCCGATATTCAGGCCATCGTTAGGTCGCTCAAGGATCGCGGAATCGGCGTCTTGATCACGGACCACAATGTCCGCGAAACTTTGGCCATCACAGACCGAGCCTATCTGATCTACAGCGGCAAGCTCTTGATGGAAGGATCTGCTGAGTTTTTGGCAAACAGCGAGGAGGCCCGCCGAATCTACCTCGGCGATTCTTTCCGCTTGTGA
- a CDS encoding YihA family ribosome biogenesis GTP-binding protein — MPQAEFVKSCTDLAQAPKPALPEIAFVGRSNVGKSSLINSLLNRKGLALASATPGKTRLLNYFKIGGSLCYFVDLPGYGYAKVSKSLQEEWSGFLEDYLAESPRLNLVVLIADSRRGLTDLDMQMIQALQFYRRNFIVVATKIDKLNRQERDKALTSIRGPALSLGASAVVPYSSAKHEGREEMWNVIYEHVK, encoded by the coding sequence ATTCCGCAAGCAGAGTTCGTCAAGTCCTGCACGGATCTTGCCCAAGCACCCAAGCCGGCATTGCCTGAAATTGCATTTGTGGGCCGCAGCAACGTGGGGAAGTCGTCGCTGATCAATTCGCTCCTGAATCGCAAAGGACTTGCGCTGGCTTCGGCGACGCCGGGCAAAACGCGGCTTCTCAACTATTTTAAGATCGGCGGGTCGCTTTGCTATTTCGTTGACTTGCCGGGGTACGGCTATGCAAAGGTCTCAAAGTCATTGCAGGAAGAGTGGTCGGGATTTCTTGAAGATTATCTCGCGGAATCGCCGCGACTGAACTTGGTTGTTTTGATTGCAGATTCACGACGCGGGCTGACGGACCTTGACATGCAAATGATTCAGGCGCTTCAATTCTACCGCCGCAATTTCATTGTTGTCGCCACAAAGATTGACAAGCTGAACAGGCAAGAACGCGACAAAGCGCTGACCAGCATCCGCGGACCTGCGCTTTCACTCGGCGCGTCCGCTGTAGTTCCCTATTCGAGCGCAAAACACGAAGGCCGCGAAGAAATGTGGAACGTAATCTACGAACACGTCAAATAG
- a CDS encoding aminotransferase class I/II-fold pyridoxal phosphate-dependent enzyme, with product MTRSELDQAYALWRGSSIQEWAKSTLTGPTPSLARSAVPMVKSLSEIPGGPYKANITGKNAYYGHPELKARIAQLYDASPEEVLLAQGASQVNFLIAGALLEHGGEAIVESPVYEPIVRGIEMLADKVKVLKRKPTHGFQPGLQDLKSLISRDTKLVWLTNLHNPTQVELDTEVLRECVEMCRDAGAALVVDEVYLNFTRPDFRSHAFTYGGISVNSLDKTWGLDSLRVGWAVAPSEIVDRAYKFNNLMGVTQPYVTEDLANQILRDDSAVEWFKLRRNTSCGQFSLLTSFLKRTPELELLPPSGGVNACLKLPEGLDDRRFVEALWKVKQVRVFPGSLFELPGYIRVSVGCDPVETRLHLGELGDMIREYR from the coding sequence ATGACCCGCTCCGAACTTGACCAAGCATACGCCTTGTGGCGAGGCTCTTCCATTCAGGAATGGGCCAAAAGTACTCTGACTGGCCCCACTCCGTCTTTGGCCCGCAGCGCGGTACCGATGGTGAAATCGCTGTCCGAGATTCCCGGTGGACCGTACAAAGCCAATATCACCGGCAAGAATGCCTACTACGGCCACCCAGAGCTAAAAGCTCGAATTGCGCAGCTTTATGACGCATCACCCGAGGAAGTTTTGTTGGCACAAGGCGCGAGTCAGGTGAACTTTTTGATTGCGGGCGCACTGCTTGAGCACGGCGGTGAAGCAATCGTGGAGTCTCCTGTTTACGAGCCTATTGTGCGGGGCATCGAAATGCTTGCAGACAAAGTCAAGGTGCTCAAACGCAAACCCACCCATGGTTTTCAGCCCGGTTTGCAAGACCTGAAAAGCCTGATTTCGCGCGACACGAAGCTGGTCTGGTTGACCAATTTGCACAATCCAACGCAGGTAGAACTGGACACAGAGGTCCTTCGTGAATGTGTCGAAATGTGTCGAGATGCCGGTGCCGCGCTTGTGGTGGACGAGGTATATTTAAACTTCACGAGACCGGACTTTCGCTCACATGCCTTCACCTATGGCGGCATATCCGTAAATAGTCTTGATAAGACGTGGGGGCTTGACTCATTGAGAGTCGGTTGGGCAGTTGCTCCGTCGGAAATCGTTGATCGCGCCTACAAGTTCAACAACCTGATGGGCGTAACTCAGCCCTACGTGACTGAAGACTTGGCAAACCAAATTCTTCGCGATGACTCTGCCGTTGAGTGGTTCAAACTGCGGAGAAACACCTCCTGCGGGCAGTTTTCGCTCTTGACAAGTTTCCTTAAGCGCACACCGGAGTTGGAACTGCTTCCGCCGAGCGGCGGCGTAAACGCGTGTCTGAAACTGCCCGAAGGTCTCGACGACCGACGCTTTGTTGAAGCTCTCTGGAAAGTAAAACAAGTGCGCGTTTTTCCGGGGTCATTGTTTGAGCTGCCGGGATACATTCGCGTAAGTGTCGGGTGCGATCCCGTCGAAACGCGACTCCACTTGGGCGAACTGGGAGACATGATTCGGGAGTACCGTTGA
- the lptC gene encoding LPS export ABC transporter periplasmic protein LptC codes for MNRVCWLLAAAVFVWLGCSTPPAPPETPAEEVFPEQELFNAKISFYTEDRLATVIDAGHVLQYEKQSLIILDSGIVADFFDEFGNHRTTIWADSGTASENSRNLNAYGNVVAVSDSGERLESNVLMYNNTTGMISADGPVKISTPTDTIYGTGFRADKNLKNWTVLDPTGRTLRDRPTRPAEPAPDSTR; via the coding sequence ATGAATAGGGTCTGCTGGCTCCTCGCTGCGGCTGTGTTTGTTTGGCTGGGGTGTTCCACTCCGCCGGCTCCTCCCGAAACTCCTGCCGAGGAGGTCTTTCCCGAGCAGGAGCTGTTCAATGCCAAAATCTCCTTCTACACGGAGGACCGATTGGCGACCGTGATTGACGCGGGACATGTCCTGCAATATGAAAAGCAGAGCCTGATTATTCTCGACAGCGGAATCGTCGCGGATTTTTTTGACGAGTTCGGCAACCACCGCACGACGATCTGGGCGGACTCGGGAACTGCATCCGAAAACTCGCGAAATCTGAATGCCTATGGAAATGTCGTGGCAGTTTCGGACAGCGGCGAACGACTTGAATCGAACGTATTGATGTATAACAATACGACCGGAATGATCTCCGCTGACGGACCGGTGAAGATTTCCACTCCAACGGATACGATTTACGGAACAGGGTTTCGCGCGGACAAGAACTTGAAAAACTGGACGGTTCTTGACCCGACGGGCAGAACATTGCGCGACAGGCCGACGCGGCCAGCCGAACCTGCTCCCGATTCTACTCGATAA
- the lon gene encoding endopeptidase La — translation MSFETLETRDPELLPVLPLRDVVVFPSMIFPLLIGRAATLVAIEKAMLNERRILLVTQRDPGTEEVTPADLFEIGVVANVLQTLKLPNGLVKVLVEGVRRAKISSWSPEDDCLYASIEPMEIRGADGAEARAHMKVALRGFRDYVSLNRQLPDEILLTLNNLNEPVAVADFIAAHLPMVAVRKQDILEQSYVPEQYQIINRTLDEEIEILKIERNIEGQVREKISKTQRNFFLQEQMRIIKKELGEESDEEFSDVIAYKKKMRKLRMPKEVRQRAEEEMDKLKSMPMMSPEATVIKNYLDWLFAMPWGVTTTDRLDLAEAQRILDEDHFGLRKPKERILEHLAVLARVEKIRGPILCLVGPPGVGKTSLGRSIARAMGRNFVRISLGGVRDEAEIRGHRRTYIGSMPGRIIQGMKRAGSMNPIFLLDEVDKMSSDFRGDPSSALLEVLDPEQNSTFSDHYLEVDFDLSQILFITTANIQHDIPLPLQDRMEIIDLHGYLHHEKLHIANEFLLPKQIRDHGLREAELSIDPAAMDKIVSSYTRESGVRELERLMARVCRKVARENAREVGNTVVVSTDKLDKLLGAPPYKDNQIDKGDRIGTAVGLAWTSQGGEILNIQASVMKGKGAIQLTGRLGDVMKESAHAAMSFIRAHGSDWGVQADFVQKLDVHFHIPEAATPKDGPSAGITLATALLSALTSAPVPADIAMTGEITLRGYVLPIGGLAEKTMAAKRAGIRKLIVPAENEPDWKELDEPLRDGMDVIFAENITDVWRELFPVKKRSRAVAATSARDTSSH, via the coding sequence ATGTCTTTCGAAACCCTCGAGACCCGCGATCCCGAACTCCTGCCCGTCCTTCCTCTGCGCGATGTGGTTGTTTTTCCCTCTATGATTTTTCCGCTGCTGATTGGCCGCGCCGCGACGCTGGTTGCCATAGAAAAAGCCATGCTCAACGAGCGGCGCATCTTGTTGGTAACTCAGCGTGACCCCGGAACGGAAGAAGTCACTCCCGCAGATCTGTTCGAAATCGGCGTCGTCGCAAACGTGCTGCAGACCCTAAAACTTCCAAACGGACTCGTGAAGGTACTCGTCGAAGGAGTGCGCCGCGCGAAGATCTCGTCGTGGTCGCCGGAGGACGATTGTTTGTATGCGTCGATCGAACCGATGGAGATACGAGGCGCCGACGGTGCCGAAGCGCGCGCGCATATGAAGGTCGCGCTGCGCGGGTTCCGTGACTACGTGAGTCTGAACCGTCAACTGCCCGACGAAATTCTCCTGACATTGAACAACCTCAATGAACCCGTGGCCGTCGCGGATTTCATCGCCGCGCATTTGCCAATGGTGGCCGTTCGCAAACAGGACATTCTCGAGCAATCGTACGTTCCCGAGCAGTACCAGATCATCAACCGCACCCTCGACGAAGAAATTGAGATTCTGAAGATCGAGCGCAATATCGAAGGGCAAGTGCGCGAGAAGATTTCCAAGACTCAGCGCAACTTCTTTCTGCAAGAACAAATGCGCATCATCAAGAAAGAGCTCGGAGAAGAAAGCGACGAGGAGTTTTCCGACGTCATCGCGTACAAGAAGAAAATGCGTAAGCTGCGAATGCCAAAAGAAGTTCGACAGCGTGCCGAAGAGGAGATGGACAAGCTCAAAAGTATGCCGATGATGTCGCCGGAAGCGACGGTCATCAAGAACTATCTTGACTGGCTGTTTGCAATGCCGTGGGGTGTGACGACGACCGACAGGCTGGACTTGGCGGAAGCACAGCGTATTCTCGACGAAGACCACTTCGGTCTGCGCAAACCCAAGGAAAGAATTCTCGAGCATCTTGCCGTACTTGCGAGAGTCGAAAAGATTCGCGGGCCGATTCTCTGTTTGGTCGGTCCTCCGGGAGTCGGCAAGACGTCGTTGGGAAGGTCGATTGCACGGGCGATGGGACGAAATTTTGTGCGCATTTCACTTGGCGGAGTGCGCGACGAAGCTGAAATTCGCGGCCACCGCAGAACATACATTGGCTCGATGCCGGGACGAATTATTCAAGGCATGAAGCGCGCCGGATCGATGAACCCGATCTTCCTGCTTGACGAAGTGGATAAGATGTCGTCGGATTTTCGCGGCGATCCGTCCTCCGCCCTGCTCGAAGTTCTTGATCCCGAACAGAACTCGACGTTTTCGGATCACTATCTCGAAGTTGATTTTGACTTATCGCAAATTCTGTTCATCACGACGGCGAACATTCAACATGATATTCCGCTGCCGTTGCAGGATCGTATGGAAATTATTGATCTGCATGGCTACCTCCACCACGAGAAGCTGCACATCGCAAACGAGTTTTTGCTGCCCAAGCAAATCCGCGACCACGGACTGAGGGAAGCGGAACTGAGTATTGATCCGGCGGCGATGGACAAAATAGTTTCTTCCTATACTCGCGAATCGGGCGTGCGTGAACTTGAGCGTCTTATGGCGCGTGTTTGCCGAAAGGTCGCACGGGAAAACGCGCGCGAAGTTGGCAATACAGTGGTGGTTTCGACCGACAAACTCGACAAACTTTTGGGGGCGCCGCCCTACAAGGACAATCAGATTGACAAGGGTGATCGGATTGGAACCGCCGTCGGTCTTGCTTGGACGTCGCAAGGCGGTGAAATTCTCAATATTCAGGCGAGTGTGATGAAAGGCAAAGGGGCGATACAGCTCACGGGCCGACTCGGCGACGTCATGAAAGAGTCCGCGCATGCCGCGATGTCATTTATTCGCGCACACGGCAGCGATTGGGGTGTGCAAGCGGATTTCGTACAAAAGCTCGACGTGCACTTCCATATTCCCGAAGCGGCGACGCCGAAAGACGGACCTTCGGCGGGCATCACACTCGCGACGGCATTACTTTCTGCCCTGACGTCGGCGCCGGTTCCCGCGGACATCGCCATGACCGGAGAGATAACGTTGCGAGGGTACGTTCTGCCAATCGGAGGACTTGCCGAGAAAACCATGGCCGCCAAACGCGCTGGCATTCGCAAACTGATCGTTCCCGCTGAGAACGAACCGGATTGGAAAGAACTCGACGAACCGCTGCGCGACGGCATGGACGTCATCTTCGCGGAAAACATCACGGACGTTTGGCGCGAATTGTTCCCGGTGAAGAAGCGCTCGCGGGCCGTTGCGGCGACGTCCGCTCGAGATACATCATCACACTAA
- the rpoN gene encoding RNA polymerase factor sigma-54, whose amino-acid sequence MELRQVLKPELQQYLQPQQILRSELIQLPMLELELRVRAELQENPFLEEIAEDEVVVDKALSEVETDQSSASLEDSGDSAGFEAPSRAEREEPETHEKAFDDDVDWDSFLNDDEHASYRASRFTGTGDELTDLPRPFVQSLAEHLEDQLRLQRLTDEEYRVGQYIIGSVNPDGFLSYPIEEIARELNVEVPVAQRVLKIVQELDPPGIAARDLRECLLIQLRQKDNPQDFKIPIRMLEEAYDDFMNKRFEVVARKLAVTLEDVKDAYEEIRRLNPKPGEGYFDEKQNYVVPDLVVARVDDEGDFAVYLNDGNTPNFHVNTAYKEMFLSGNTDKKVKEFVTRKLESARWFINAIHQRRATILRTMRAIVERQKDFFMKGREFLKPMILQDIAEDIGMDISTISRVTNGKYVQTEWGVFELKYFFSERMETSDGEEISTKVIKSRLQEIIDAENKSDPLSDQAIAEMLAIEGFPIARRTVQKYREQLSIPVKRLRREI is encoded by the coding sequence ATGGAACTGAGACAAGTCCTTAAACCCGAACTTCAGCAATATCTCCAGCCGCAGCAAATCCTGCGGAGTGAGCTTATTCAACTCCCCATGCTGGAGCTGGAGCTCCGTGTGCGCGCGGAACTTCAGGAAAATCCGTTTTTGGAGGAGATAGCTGAAGATGAGGTCGTTGTGGACAAGGCCCTGTCCGAAGTCGAAACTGACCAATCCTCCGCTTCATTGGAAGATTCTGGCGATTCCGCCGGGTTTGAAGCACCTTCCCGCGCCGAACGCGAAGAGCCTGAGACGCACGAAAAGGCATTTGATGATGACGTCGACTGGGACAGTTTTCTGAACGACGACGAACACGCAAGCTACCGCGCCTCCCGGTTTACCGGCACAGGCGACGAGCTGACGGACCTCCCCCGCCCCTTTGTGCAGTCACTGGCGGAACATCTTGAAGATCAACTCCGTTTGCAGCGCCTGACAGACGAAGAGTACCGTGTCGGTCAATATATCATCGGTTCCGTTAATCCGGACGGATTCCTGAGTTATCCAATCGAAGAGATCGCACGCGAGCTCAATGTCGAGGTTCCCGTCGCACAGCGAGTGCTGAAAATCGTTCAAGAACTCGATCCCCCGGGAATCGCCGCTCGTGATTTGCGCGAATGCCTGTTGATACAACTCCGTCAGAAAGACAATCCGCAGGATTTCAAGATTCCGATCCGCATGCTCGAAGAAGCCTACGACGATTTCATGAATAAGAGATTCGAAGTCGTCGCGCGCAAACTGGCGGTCACACTCGAAGACGTCAAGGATGCGTACGAAGAAATTCGCAGGCTGAACCCGAAACCGGGCGAAGGCTATTTCGACGAAAAACAAAACTACGTCGTTCCTGATTTGGTCGTGGCGCGCGTCGACGATGAAGGCGATTTCGCGGTGTATCTGAACGACGGCAATACACCGAATTTCCATGTCAATACGGCTTACAAAGAGATGTTCTTGTCCGGCAATACGGACAAGAAGGTCAAGGAATTTGTGACGCGCAAACTCGAGAGTGCTCGTTGGTTTATCAATGCGATCCACCAACGCCGCGCGACGATTCTGCGAACGATGCGCGCGATCGTTGAACGCCAGAAAGATTTCTTCATGAAGGGCCGTGAGTTTTTGAAGCCGATGATTCTGCAGGATATCGCCGAGGACATCGGAATGGACATTTCCACGATTTCCCGCGTAACCAACGGCAAGTACGTGCAAACGGAGTGGGGCGTGTTTGAGCTGAAGTACTTTTTCAGCGAACGCATGGAAACTTCCGACGGCGAGGAGATTTCCACGAAGGTCATCAAGTCTCGACTTCAGGAAATCATCGACGCAGAAAACAAGAGCGATCCACTAAGCGATCAGGCCATCGCTGAAATGCTTGCTATCGAAGGCTTTCCCATCGCTCGCCGTACCGTGCAGAAATACCGTGAACAACTAAGTATTCCCGTGAAACGGCTGCGGAGAGAAATCTAA
- a CDS encoding KpsF/GutQ family sugar-phosphate isomerase — protein sequence MSPKENIPDSLAAAKRLLEIESAAVQTLAGRVDGEFRRAIELLLGIRGHVVVTGVGKSGHVGRKISATLASTGTPSSFLHPAEAAHGDLGMVTRDDAAIVISKSGASDELWTVLPYLKVLGIPIIGLLGDPKSSLAERCDVVLDVSVAEEGCPMNLAPTASTTAALAMGDALAVALLTAKGFQADDFKFLHPGGALGRRLSLTVQNIMHTGANMPIVAADDDLKSSIMVMTRMRLGAVCIQNDKGELEGIFTDGDLRRALERNVDLSSVKIGEVSTKNPRSIQQDALVSRAVNIMEQFNIMVLPVVNRQNHLVGIVHMHDLLKSGIGK from the coding sequence ATGAGCCCAAAAGAAAATATTCCGGACTCATTGGCCGCAGCGAAACGACTCTTGGAGATTGAATCAGCGGCCGTTCAAACGCTTGCCGGTCGAGTTGACGGCGAATTTCGCCGGGCTATTGAGCTTTTGTTGGGGATTCGGGGACATGTTGTCGTGACGGGAGTTGGCAAAAGCGGGCACGTGGGTCGAAAGATCTCGGCAACACTCGCGTCCACCGGTACTCCCTCGAGCTTCCTCCACCCTGCCGAGGCTGCTCACGGTGACTTGGGAATGGTCACCCGCGATGACGCGGCAATCGTAATTTCCAAAAGCGGCGCAAGCGACGAGCTGTGGACGGTACTGCCATACTTGAAGGTCCTTGGTATCCCAATTATTGGATTGCTTGGCGATCCAAAAAGTTCTCTCGCGGAGCGCTGCGACGTCGTGCTGGACGTGTCTGTGGCCGAAGAAGGCTGCCCCATGAACTTGGCTCCTACGGCGTCAACTACTGCCGCGCTGGCAATGGGAGATGCTTTGGCGGTTGCGCTATTGACAGCCAAGGGATTTCAAGCTGACGATTTCAAGTTCTTGCATCCGGGCGGTGCCTTGGGACGAAGACTCTCGTTGACTGTGCAGAACATAATGCATACCGGCGCGAATATGCCAATCGTGGCCGCCGATGATGATTTGAAATCGTCGATCATGGTCATGACACGAATGCGGCTGGGAGCCGTGTGCATCCAAAATGATAAGGGTGAACTTGAGGGTATCTTCACCGATGGCGATTTACGCAGGGCGCTTGAACGAAATGTCGACCTCTCGAGTGTAAAGATTGGTGAAGTTTCCACGAAGAACCCGCGTTCCATCCAGCAGGATGCGTTGGTAAGCCGAGCGGTGAATATCATGGAACAATTCAATATCATGGTGCTTCCCGTAGTCAACCGTCAAAACCACCTTGTCGGTATCGTACACATGCACGACCTGCTAAAATCCGGAATCGGGAAATGA
- a CDS encoding YfhO family protein, giving the protein MSAKHAKPAPVASPEKKPLPKWLPDVFGVLALYILVVVLFNQVVIGNKVFSAGDDTEASVALNTFAIHEAESGKYPLWCSDLFGGFPSFAAGAYSNYEYLEAPYSLAYKWVNPRYWADMFTNYVLLLGKYDGPTRGEKWLVALMLYAGLFVYYALRRLGFSVLIAVLCGLVLAWNPYFISLVTASHGGKLATFIYIPILMFLGWQVFEKRRLLDLALFCMVFGWQIQHGGHTQVLFYTGVSVLILFVTWAIHEFREGSAKNVITAGGQMAIAVVVAAGVGALWYLPLFEYVQWSIRGIGPAIGAAGQSGYSIEDATSWSMAPAELVTFIFPSWYGLKSPTYWGDMLFTSSSFYFGVVPLIFAILALIGKKSRFVWGLLSVSVFSILLSFGKHFQAFYGFFFNYVPFFDKFRTPSLILLLVIISAALLAAFGFRKLEENQDNEKWHKAIKYALIAAVVLLVIGLVGGESLAKSLAALTKDGEAQRYGAQLPQVIGQRAAMFASDFTVRLFLIALTLAAVYFYLLKKLTKTLLIAAMLILTVADLGLFDQNFFSPQPRGQQLTSLSPNRVVTALQQAEKDNVFRVFPVGRLNQDNRWAAWDVESLGGYHGAKLRSWQDVADNLFYNGTNRQFPVNTELLASLNCQYMITEGLLPEEMGFTKAFEDGSAKMAAYLIPGAKQRAYFIDSVLVIPERTNAFETMRRPGFPFTRVAVIEHALPGRIGSAAQSKADVTKYATHHVEISTSNASPGFMVLADAYYKPEWKATVDGQESEIYLVNGFIRGLYLPAGNHSIVFEYMGNRERLGVNVATASYFLALLLVGVGFWMARRKNEEDAA; this is encoded by the coding sequence GTGAGCGCTAAACACGCGAAACCCGCCCCCGTCGCATCGCCCGAAAAGAAACCGCTGCCCAAGTGGCTGCCTGACGTCTTCGGCGTTTTGGCATTGTACATCTTGGTTGTGGTGTTGTTCAATCAAGTCGTGATCGGCAACAAGGTTTTCTCGGCCGGCGACGATACGGAGGCTTCAGTCGCGCTGAACACTTTCGCGATCCACGAAGCCGAAAGCGGCAAGTATCCGCTGTGGTGTTCCGACCTCTTCGGCGGTTTTCCTTCTTTCGCCGCCGGAGCGTATTCAAATTACGAGTACCTCGAAGCTCCGTATTCACTTGCCTACAAGTGGGTGAACCCGCGCTACTGGGCGGACATGTTCACGAACTACGTGCTGCTGCTGGGCAAGTATGACGGCCCGACGCGCGGCGAAAAGTGGCTTGTCGCATTGATGCTCTATGCGGGACTGTTCGTCTACTATGCTCTGCGAAGATTGGGATTCAGTGTCTTGATTGCGGTGCTGTGCGGATTGGTACTGGCTTGGAATCCGTATTTTATTTCATTGGTAACCGCATCGCACGGCGGCAAACTCGCGACCTTCATTTACATTCCGATTTTGATGTTCTTGGGTTGGCAGGTTTTCGAGAAACGACGGTTGCTTGACCTTGCTCTATTTTGCATGGTTTTCGGATGGCAGATTCAACACGGCGGTCACACGCAGGTGCTTTTCTACACGGGAGTTTCCGTTTTGATTCTGTTTGTCACGTGGGCGATTCACGAGTTCCGCGAAGGCAGCGCAAAGAACGTCATCACCGCAGGCGGACAAATGGCCATCGCGGTTGTGGTCGCCGCGGGAGTAGGAGCTCTGTGGTACTTGCCGTTGTTTGAATATGTTCAATGGTCGATTCGCGGCATCGGCCCGGCGATCGGCGCGGCGGGACAAAGTGGATATTCAATCGAAGATGCGACTTCGTGGAGCATGGCACCCGCTGAACTCGTCACGTTCATTTTCCCTTCGTGGTACGGCCTCAAGTCGCCGACCTATTGGGGCGACATGCTGTTCACGTCGTCGAGTTTTTACTTCGGTGTTGTTCCGTTGATCTTCGCGATTCTTGCACTAATCGGCAAGAAGAGCAGGTTCGTCTGGGGACTCCTTAGCGTGTCCGTCTTTTCGATTTTACTTTCTTTCGGAAAACACTTCCAGGCGTTTTACGGGTTCTTCTTTAATTATGTCCCGTTCTTCGACAAGTTCCGTACGCCTTCATTGATTCTGTTGCTCGTAATAATCTCGGCGGCCCTGCTTGCGGCGTTTGGGTTCCGCAAACTGGAGGAAAACCAAGATAATGAGAAGTGGCACAAAGCAATCAAGTATGCTCTGATCGCGGCGGTCGTGCTGCTCGTCATTGGTTTGGTTGGAGGTGAATCGCTGGCCAAGAGTTTGGCGGCTTTGACCAAAGATGGAGAGGCGCAGCGCTACGGAGCGCAATTGCCTCAAGTAATCGGCCAGCGTGCCGCAATGTTTGCGAGCGACTTCACCGTCCGTTTGTTCTTAATTGCGCTTACGCTTGCCGCAGTTTATTTCTATCTTCTGAAGAAGCTGACCAAGACATTGCTGATCGCCGCAATGCTCATTCTAACCGTTGCCGATCTCGGACTGTTCGATCAGAATTTCTTTTCACCGCAGCCGCGCGGACAACAATTGACGTCACTTAGCCCGAATAGAGTCGTAACGGCACTCCAACAAGCAGAAAAGGACAATGTCTTCCGCGTATTTCCGGTTGGCAGATTGAATCAAGATAACCGGTGGGCGGCATGGGACGTGGAATCTCTTGGAGGCTATCACGGTGCGAAGCTGCGCAGTTGGCAGGACGTCGCGGACAATCTTTTTTACAACGGCACGAACCGGCAGTTTCCGGTCAATACCGAGCTATTGGCATCGCTAAACTGCCAGTACATGATCACCGAAGGATTGCTGCCGGAGGAAATGGGATTTACGAAGGCCTTCGAAGACGGATCGGCGAAGATGGCTGCCTATCTGATTCCGGGAGCCAAGCAGCGAGCGTACTTTATCGACTCAGTGCTCGTAATTCCCGAGCGGACGAATGCGTTTGAAACCATGCGTCGTCCCGGATTTCCATTCACTCGTGTTGCCGTCATTGAGCACGCACTGCCGGGGAGAATCGGCTCTGCTGCACAGTCAAAGGCAGACGTTACGAAGTATGCAACTCATCACGTCGAGATTTCAACGTCTAATGCTTCACCGGGATTCATGGTGCTCGCGGACGCTTACTACAAGCCTGAATGGAAAGCCACTGTAGACGGACAGGAAAGCGAAATTTATCTCGTAAACGGGTTCATTCGAGGACTTTATTTGCCGGCAGGAAATCACTCTATTGTATTTGAGTACATGGGCAACCGCGAGCGGTTGGGCGTTAACGTCGCAACAGCCTCGTATTTCCTTGCGCTTCTGCTGGTTGGCGTCGGGTTTTGGATGGCGCGCCGCAAAAACGAAGAGGATGCTGCGTGA